The nucleotide sequence CCCAGAGGTCACCAGAAACCACTGGTACGAGGTCTCACACCTGCAAGGTGCTCCCCTTTTTTGCAGGAGGATTTTCCAGTCCCTTACCTTCCGAGTGATCTCCATCCGTCCCTGGCGCACTGCTACACTCCTGACTCAGGTCTGGCCCATCCTCCTTCAGGATCCCATTGCTgaagggctctgtgctgccctcgggcagccctggagcagagggggtGTCCCCTGGCAccaagctctgctcagcagtcGTGTCTGGGGCTGAGGATGTGCTCAGTGAGTCCGAGTGCTGGTCTGATGTGACAGACAGCACCGTGCTCTGCAGGGGCTCCTCCACGCTGGACCCATCTCTGGGGGTGTGTGAGCCATACCCAGAGTCCTCCATGGCCACAGGTGACTTTTCCAGAGAGTTCTCCACATGAGTCCGACCAACTCCTTGGGACTCCCCGCACGCCTGGCTCTTCACCCCACAGTCCTTtgtgctgccctgagcagggctggccaaACAGCCGTGTGATGGACAATCTGTCAcgccctgcccctgctcctctgcatcCACAGCCACGCTCTCATCAGCTGCCGTGGCTCCCTCCACCAGCacctgagcagaggcagcaacACCCTCCATCCCCACGGGAGCCTCAGCTCGGCTGGCAGTGGCCTGGCACAGCCAAGGGGATGATTCGCCTGCAGAACCCGACAGCACTTCCTCAGTTGCTGCCAGAATGACCTTGGAAATTATCTGTATTGCTACCTGCTCAATTTTCTCAACTTCCTTCTCCAAACTCACTCCCTCAATCTTCTCTCTTTCCAACTCATCTCCTTTTGGCTGTGTGTCCTTCTGACACACTGGTACAGTATCAGGGATTGACTGGGACATCTCTTCATCCCTGCACTGCTTTGGACAGGCAGACTCCAAACTCCCCGGTAACACACTCACTGCAGAATCCTCATGACCTGATACAACTTCAGCTTCATTGAGAAGGGCTTGTGGGGCATTGGCTTCTTTCTCCAATCCCAAGCAACAGGCTGCCACAGAGCCAGTATCTGACTGCACAATTCCTGGCATCTGTTTTTCCTTAGGGGACTTAAACCAAGACTCATCCGACTGCTCCGTGTTGCTGATGTCCTCCCTGACTCCTGGAGCCTCCCGTGTCAGGGGCGGCTGCCGGCCTTGCTTTGCCCCCACGCTCGGGTCACACTCTGTGCCCTGAGCAGGCCGAGGGAGCGAGGCACGAGCAGGGACACCGCTGCCCTCCCGAGATCCTATCCATTCCAGCTTTTCACTGTCGTCCTCGTGGGTGCTGGGCCCAGCTGCGGCGGCCAGGCCTGGGAGGTGCCGTGAGAGATCCGGCCTCTCgtgagctgggcacaggggagaGGGCGTCGTCGGCCCCGCGGGCAGCAGGGAGGTCAGGGCAGGCTTCTCCAGGCACTCCTCTTCCGACAAGAGAGGCAGTCTTTGAGCAACGCACGCTTCTGGTCTGGGACGCAAATCGCTCTCCGACACttcttcctgcttctccctTTCAAAGGCTATCGCCGG is from Sylvia atricapilla isolate bSylAtr1 chromosome 20, bSylAtr1.pri, whole genome shotgun sequence and encodes:
- the AKAP1 gene encoding A-kinase anchor protein 1, mitochondrial; the encoded protein is MALRFRTLVPYAIPGVLALLSCWWIYSWRKKHSGYRSKPAIAFEREKQEEVSESDLRPRPEACVAQRLPLLSEEECLEKPALTSLLPAGPTTPSPLCPAHERPDLSRHLPGLAAAAGPSTHEDDSEKLEWIGSREGSGVPARASLPRPAQGTECDPSVGAKQGRQPPLTREAPGVREDISNTEQSDESWFKSPKEKQMPGIVQSDTGSVAACCLGLEKEANAPQALLNEAEVVSGHEDSAVSVLPGSLESACPKQCRDEEMSQSIPDTVPVCQKDTQPKGDELEREKIEGVSLEKEVEKIEQVAIQIISKVILAATEEVLSGSAGESSPWLCQATASRAEAPVGMEGVAASAQVLVEGATAADESVAVDAEEQGQGVTDCPSHGCLASPAQGSTKDCGVKSQACGESQGVGRTHVENSLEKSPVAMEDSGYGSHTPRDGSSVEEPLQSTVLSVTSDQHSDSLSTSSAPDTTAEQSLVPGDTPSAPGLPEGSTEPFSNGILKEDGPDLSQECSSAPGTDGDHSEGSDVNSVDFVDSGSAMRKTVARQNAKLEGGSSKPDFVIWEIEVPKELVGRLIGKQGRFMSYLRQASGAKIYVSTLPYFRDSQVCHIEGTSHQVEKVLSLIGKKFKELCLTNIYTLPPPMPLPLHSLLVSAWLFLPDGVTVEVVVAHQVDAGHMFLQQHTHPTFHVLRSLDQQMFACYSQPEIPTLPTPVEVGIICAAPGLDGAWLRAQVISYFEETDEVELKYVDYGGYDKVKVDTLRQIRSDFLTLPFQGAEVLLDNVVPLPDEDHFSPEADAAVSEMTRGAVLVAQVTNYDSVTGLPLIQLWNLMGDEVVSINRTLVERGFARWLDY